The Siniperca chuatsi isolate FFG_IHB_CAS linkage group LG12, ASM2008510v1, whole genome shotgun sequence genome has a segment encoding these proteins:
- the LOC122885242 gene encoding uncharacterized protein LOC122885242 isoform X1 — MLQEFLYKSVIVYIDNILIYSRSMAEHRQHVAEVLEHPRDYQLFLKAEKCMFHQSSVQRQSTAPEYQPGQKVWLSTQDIKMRLPRRKLSPRFIGPFTILEQINPVTYKLQLPAQYMIQPTFHVSLLKPHHPSVSISTEPGVATEPPLPLILEDGAAYQVNKILDSRRHGGILEYLVDWEGYGPEERSWVPRHDILDPSLQYAFHATHPDRPAPRGRGRPPQRRGPQPSGAWGCTVTDTPGSTTPQTQRTPSPEY; from the coding sequence ATGCTCCAGGAGTTCCTTTATAAGTCCGTGATCGTCTACATTGACAACATCCTGATATACTCCCGGAGCATGGCCGAACATCGCCAGCATGTTGCAGAGGTCCTGGAACACCCGAGAGACTATCAACTCTTCCTTAAGGcagaaaaatgtatgtttcatCAGTCCTCAGTGCAAAGACAATCCACTGCTCCAGAATATCAACCTGGTCAAAAGGTCTGGCTGTCCACCCAGGACATCAAGATGCGCCTGCCCCGCAGAaagctcagtcccagattcatcGGTCCCTTCACCATCCTCGAGCAGATTAACCCGGTCACGTACAAGCTTCAGTTACCTGCACAATACATGATCCAGCCTACCTTTCACGTATCCCTTCTCAAACCTCACCACCCTTCTGTTTCTatctccacagagcctggcgtTGCGACAGAACCCCCCTTGCCGCTGATCCTGGAGGATGGAGCCGCCTACCAGGTCAACAAGATCTTGGATTCCCGGCGCCATGGTGGCATTCTGGAGTACCTGGTAGACTGGGAGGGGTACGGTCCAGAGGAGAGATCATGGGTTCCCAGACACGACATCCTCGACCCATCGCTTCAATACGCATTCCACGCAACCCATCCAGACCGACCTGCCCCCCGAGGAAGAGGACGGCCACCACAACGTCGGGGTCCCCAGCCCTCAGGAGCGTGGGGGTGTactgtcacggacacgccaggctccacaaccccacaaACACAACGCACcccctcaccagaatactaa